The Liolophura sinensis isolate JHLJ2023 chromosome 6, CUHK_Ljap_v2, whole genome shotgun sequence genomic sequence TCTTTATGCACCTGTTGTTTTTAGGTACAACTGTAATCACCATCAGAAACTCAAAAACTTAGTTTTTATGTACAACTGTAATCACCATCAGAAACTCAAAAACTTAGTTTTTAAACCTTGATAGAATGCACCTTTATGTAAACAACTTCTTCAAGTTACCAGCATTTTGGTTGGTACATGGAGTTTTTCCAgtcaacataaatattcaacTTCTATGGCAGTGTTGTCCACTTTAAGCATTTGCACACCTAATCACCCTTCCCTCCATTGACCCTGGCTCAACATTTCTTTTACGGAATCCTCTGGATACTTGTCTAATCCACATCTTAAACATTAATTTTCAGTCTTGttctttaatttttatgtttcagCTCTGTCACAAGGCCTACATATCATGATTTTTCTTATTGATTTGTGTCCCTTCTTATTGATGTATGCATCATTTACGTTTTGTAGAGTAGTGTGGTGCAGGTGCCAAACCTTTAGTCAGGCTGATTGTCAGATACATGGATCTGGAGAATGACTTGGGGCACTGTTAATAATCTGTTCATAAACCAGACTGCTTtctgtcatatcagtgaaaattcTGTAGTACAGCATGAAATACCACTGACTGATGTATGTCTAATTAAATGCTGGTTGTTTCTCAACATTTTCAGCCTGATCGAAGCTTCAGCATTATGATGCATCAACCTCCAGTTACTTATTTTCTCAAGCAAGCTGCAGGTATAAAGAAGGGAGCCATGAAAGCAGGTTTGTCATCTGTTGAATGTCTTCTGTTGACCTCACTATGGAGACATGTGGGcttaatttttgattttggagacaaaactacatggttggattggccaatttcagggcttcacaaaaagaagAAGcacaggataatgccttcagaatatgtctgaatacacatcttgaaaacatatgaaaaggttgacaAATTACAGGATGTATGCAAacttaatgactccttgttgtcatatgacagtctggttgaaaaattgctaattaaaacataaaacccaagcataattaaatacaaacattaGTTATTGATTTGTTTGCAGTAGCTGCCCTAACTATTTATGGTTTTTAGAAAATTATGTGTGTAGGTTCTCAATGTGTAACCTCACATTAAGTTtgaaaaactgtcaaatttgtgcataagttatttaatggtttttcattttctgactgCTTCATATATTGTTTGATATTGATAAATTGGGtgttagatttatttgttgCCTCTCAGATAAATATTGGAAACCAGCCAGATCCTTGCATACcttttgcacatgtatttattgccCTGATTCTGATTTCTGATTCTGGTGGTTGCTTTCCAtgcaacatgtacatacagaagtAGTTCAGGGattgttttataattaaaagtGCACATATGTAAATTCATGGTTGGCTGTTTTTAGCTCTTGTGAACAGACAtggaggggcctctgtggctgatgggtttagcacgccagtgctgcgcaatgacccaatgcagtcactgtgagttcaagtccagctcatggtggcttcctttccgaccgtacatgggaaggtcttgcagatAGTcttgagtttcccccaggctctgcccagtttcctcctaccataatgctgaccgctgtcataagtgaaatattcttgagtatggcataaaacaccaatcaaataaatagactaGGAGACATATTGGCAAGCTGCACAGCCGAGTGGTTTGGGCTAGCACAATTCCCCCTATTTGTAAATTGGATTGAAATAAACCATCGTTGACTAACATATCTTTGTTGTGATGCTGCATCTaaaagaacattgaaatcaatttcttttttttcaggacAAGAAACAGCAGGAAAGGTGTCCTTGAAGCATATCTATGAGATTGCTTCAATAAAGTGTCAGGACCCAACCTTTGAAAATATCTCTCTCCAAGAAGTGTGTAAGCGAGTGATTGGGACAGCTCACTCTATTGGTGTAGAAGTTGTCCAGCATTTAGACGCAACAGATTATGCCCAGTTTTTAGAAGAGAGGCAAGAAATTGTTGAACAACAACAAGAAGAGCTAGAAGAACTGAGACAGTCCAAAATGTTAAGATTATGATGAATTTCTCTACAgacttgtacatacatttaagaCACAATTGAAGAAAGAATTGATGGTATAGTAAATATCTCTGAAGTGTGCATAGGATTTTAGATACTGTTGTACTCTTGAAGACCTGTTTACAGAGCCGGAGAAGTATTGGCATCTGTTTTCACCAAAACCTCCTTACAACTCACAGTATAAACATCTACATGATGTGCAATCATTTTCTTGTTTGAAAGTAtaagaacttttcactttttctgtATCTTTTGGTCCCACTTATGCCATGGTTCCTGGCAGTCGAGATACATTGATATTTTAATTCATAATTTAACAGTGTGTTTACGGCCATCCACAGGCAAACTGCATATGTGATGCTTGAACTTCCTTGGGTATTGGTGATACAGTTTTCTGGTGAATGATAAGACACTTTTCCTGTGTCATTGGCAGGCAGACTGCAAACAT encodes the following:
- the LOC135468499 gene encoding large ribosomal subunit protein uL11m-like, whose translation is MEKIKHPPFLKVNIPAGKAAAAPPLGPQLGQRGIQIAAFCKDFNEKTKEIKPGVPLPTRITVNPDRSFSIMMHQPPVTYFLKQAAGIKKGAMKAGQETAGKVSLKHIYEIASIKCQDPTFENISLQEVCKRVIGTAHSIGVEVVQHLDATDYAQFLEERQEIVEQQQEELEELRQSKMLRL